One stretch of Eretmochelys imbricata isolate rEreImb1 chromosome 1, rEreImb1.hap1, whole genome shotgun sequence DNA includes these proteins:
- the LOC144279413 gene encoding olfactory receptor 51G2-like, with protein sequence MSAVNDTTFNSAVFLLTGIPGQEDVHIWISIPFSLMYAISIVGNSVILFIIKTDPSLHEPMYIFLSMLAVSDLGLSISTIPTILGIYLFNSREISLNACFAQLFFIHFLAKIESAVLLLMAFDRFVAICNPLRYASILTPPRIAKMWLVFVVRGLAVALPFPFLLKRFQYCRANVLSHSYCLHQDVMKLACSDITVNTIYGMFTTVFTLGLDSLLIFFSYVMILKTVLSIASHTECLRTLNTCFSHICAVLLFYIPDISLAVIHRFGNSSSHLLKILLGYVYLLVPPLINPIVYSVKSRHLRVRIIRAFVK encoded by the coding sequence ATGTCAGCTGTGAATGACACCACATTCAACTCTGCAGTGTTCCTTCTCActgggatacctgggcaggaagaCGTCCATATCTGGATCTCTATCCCCTTCAGCTTAATGTACGCTATTTCAATAgtaggaaattcagtcattctgttcattataaaaacagatccaagcctccatgagcctatgtatattttcctttccatgttggccGTCTCAGACCTTGGCTTATCAATATCCACCATACCGACAATCCTGGGCATATACTTGTTTAACTCTAGGGAGATCAGCCTTAATGCCTGTTTtgcccagctgttcttcatccacttTCTTGCAAAAATTGAATCTGCTGTACTCTTGTTGATGGCCTTTGACCGCTTTGTTGCCATCTGTAACCCGCTGAGATATGCTTCCATCTTAACTCCACCGAGAATAGCCAAGATGTGGTTGGTGTTTGTGGTAAGAGGGCTGGCTGTAGCATTACCATTCCCCTTTCTCCTGAAAAGGTTCCAATACTGTCGAGCCAACGTCCTCTCGCATTCCTACTGCCTACACCAGGATGTCATGAAGTTGGCTTGTTCAGATATCACAGTCAACACCATCTATGGCATGTTTACTACAGTTTTCACATTGGGGTTGGACTCGCTGCTCATCTTCTTCTCTTATGTGATGATCCTCAAAACAGTGCTGAGCATCGCATCCCACACGGAGTGCCTCAGGACCCTGAACACCTGCTTCTCCCACATCTGCGCCGTCCTGCTCTTCTATATACCAGACATTAGCCTGGCTGTGATACACAGATTTGGGAATAGCTCTTCTCACTTACTTAAGATTCTCCTGGGATACGTCTACCTGCTGGTCCCGCCCCTGATAAACCCAATCGTGTATAGCGTGAAAAGCAGACATCTTCGTGTGAGGATAATCAGGGCCTTCGTCAAATGA
- the LOC144279423 gene encoding olfactory receptor 51G2-like yields MSAVNDTKFKSVVFFLTGIAGQEYLHLWISIPFCFIYVISVVGNSVILFIIKTDPNLHESMYIFLSMLAVTDFGLLIATIPTILGIFLFNSREISLNACFAQLFFIHSLAKIESSMLLLMAFDRFIAICNPLRYASILTPPRIAKMGLVFVLRGVAIALPFPILLKRFRYCRANVLSHSYCLHQDVMKLACSDITVNYIYGLFTTLFTFGLDSLLIFLSYMMILKTVLSIASHTECLRALNTCVSHLCAVLLFYTPNIGLAVTHRFGNGSSHLLKILLGYVYLLLPPLMNPIVYSVKSKHLRARIIRAFVK; encoded by the coding sequence ATGTCAGCTGTCAATGACACCAAATTCAAATCTGTTGTGTTCTTTCTCACTGGCATAGCTGGACAGGAATACCTCCATCTCTGGATCTCTATTCCTTTCTGCTTTATATATGTTATCTCAGTAgtaggaaattcagtcattctgttcattataaaGACAGATCCAAACCTTCATGAgtccatgtacattttcctttccatgttggctGTCACAGATTTTGGCTTATTGATAGCCACCATACCGACGATACTGGGCATATTCTTGTTTAACTCTAGGGAGATCAGCCTCAATGCCTGTTTTGctcagctgttcttcatccactcACTTGCAAAAATTGAATCCTCCATGCTGTTACTGATGGCCTTTGACCGTTTCAtcgcaatctgtaacccactgagatATGCTTCCATCTTAACTCCACCAAGAATAGCCAAGATGGGGTTGGTGTTTGTGCTAAGAGGGGTGGCTATAGCATTACCATTCCCCATTCTCCTGAAACGGTTCCGATACTGTCGAGCCAACgtcctctcccattcctactgCCTGCACCAGGATGTCATGAAGTTGGCTTGTTCGGATATCACAGTCAACTACATCTATGGCTTGTTTACTACTCTCTTCACGTTTGGATTGGACTCTTtgctcatcttcctctcttaCATGATGATCCTCAAAACAGTGCTGAGCATCGCATCCCACACGGAGTGCCTCAGGGCCCTGAACACCTGCGTCTCCCACCTCTGCGCCGTCCTGCTCTTCTACACACCAAACATCGGCCTGGCTGTGACACACAGATTCGGGAATGGCTCTTCTCACTTACTTAAGATTCTCCTGGGATATGTCTACCTGCTGCTCCCGCCCCTGATGAATCCAATCGTGTATAGCGTGAAAAGCAAACATCTTCGTGCGAGGATAATCAGGGCGTTTGTCAAGTGA